Genomic DNA from Spirochaeta isovalerica:
TGAACTGGATAGCGAACTGGTTCCTCTGGAAGGCGATGTTCCCAGCCCCGTAAATCCTCCGAGCGGATGCTATTTCCACCCGCGATGCAAGTACAAAACTGAGATTTGCATGAGGGAAGCTCCGGAGTTGAAAGAACATGAACCCGGACGGCTTTATGCTTGTCATAATCCATTGAAGTAAGGATACAGGTATTACATGGCTAAACTGGATATTCGTATAAAGGAATCCGGAAAAGACAGCCTGAGAATAGAGTTGGGCGGCAGAAGCCGCCTTCTCTATTTAATAATCTTTCTTTTTTTATCAACAGCTGTCTTCCTGTCTATAGATTTTTCCTATGATTTTACATCAGCCCGGATAGGCGGGACTCTCTTCACATTCCTTCTCATTCTGATTTCTCTCGGAGTCACCATTACTGTCCGATCATTTACAATTGATAAATCCATTGGCGAACTGCAGAGAAATATAGGTTTGCCATTGGGAATATTTACAAAGACCCTGAAGAGCTTTCCCCTCGGCAGCAAACCGAAATTTCTCATTCGTTCGGACGGTCATATTTATAGCCGGGAAAGCATGGGAGGATCCCGTTTTTCCCAAACCGCCGGTACGGCTATGGCCCGTGGACGGAGCAAAGTGTCTCTTCGTCTGGAGATGGAGGAAAGCACGGTTACCCTATGCGAAGGCCCATCAAAAGAGGAAATCCAGCAGGCGGCCGCTTATCTGTCGGCTTATCTCGGGATTCCCCTGTCTGAGAGTAATAATTGACCTGAGTCTGCAAAGACAAAAAATCCCCCGGGAACGGGGGATTCGATACTCGTTATATTTCAGTTGGAAGCCTTGATCTCAGTCCAGGCGTGGTCTACCACTTCATTGAAATCCTTCAAATCCACATAAACTTCACACTTTTCAACTACGGCCTGAGGCGGATAAATCGCTTCGTCGTTTTTCACTTCATCGTCGAGCTGATCTCTGACTGACGGGATAGGCGTCGCATATCCGATATAATCGGCATTTCTTAAGGCTATGTCTTCCCTGCACATGAAGTTGATAAATTTTTCAGCCAGCTCTTTATTGGCCGTATTTTTGAGAATGACCCAGTTATCAAACCAGATATTCGAACCTTCATCAGGTACGCGATAGGCCATTTGGGGATTTTCTTCGATAATCCACCCGTAATCACCTGAATAGGCAAGGGCCAGATCGATTTCCCCGGAGGCCAGCATATCTTTCAAATTGTCTTCTCCGTAGGCCAGTACAAGTGGCTTCTGCTCGATGAGGAGGTTTTTGGCTTGTTCTATTTCCCCAGTATTCGTGCTGTTCAGAGAAAAACCCAGTTTTTTCAGAGCAACGGCGAAAGAGTCCCGGCTGCTGTTGTACATACCGATTTTCCCCGAGTATTTTTTATCCCAGAGAACATCCCAGCTGTCAACCGGATCGCTGATTTTATCGCTGTTGTAGAGAATGCCCAAAGTTCCCCACATATAGGGGATGGAATATTGATTACCTTTGTCGAAAGGAAGATTGAGAAAAGATTCGCCGATCAGTTTCATGTTGGGAATATTTGCTTTATCCAGAGGGCTGAGCAGATCCTCATTGATCATTCTTTCAATCATGTAATCGGAAGGGCAGGCCAGATCGTATTTTCCTCCGCCCTGTTTGATCTTTACATACAT
This window encodes:
- a CDS encoding ABC transporter substrate-binding protein yields the protein MKKTFFCIKSTVITVMLFSLFSCGSDKPVLNIYNWGDYIDESVISDFEKEFEVKVNYELFASNEEMYVKIKQGGGKYDLACPSDYMIERMINEDLLSPLDKANIPNMKLIGESFLNLPFDKGNQYSIPYMWGTLGILYNSDKISDPVDSWDVLWDKKYSGKIGMYNSSRDSFAVALKKLGFSLNSTNTGEIEQAKNLLIEQKPLVLAYGEDNLKDMLASGEIDLALAYSGDYGWIIEENPQMAYRVPDEGSNIWFDNWVILKNTANKELAEKFINFMCREDIALRNADYIGYATPIPSVRDQLDDEVKNDEAIYPPQAVVEKCEVYVDLKDFNEVVDHAWTEIKASN